A window from Nocardioides mesophilus encodes these proteins:
- a CDS encoding sugar ABC transporter substrate-binding protein yields the protein MKPPTSAVHRPRVRRLAAAAVGTSAAMLLAACGGSGFQDSSGAEQKSDGPITVLIGSSGDAETKAVTEAVKKWSDESGTKAEVRAASDLNQELAQGFAGGEPPDVFYLSTDQLASYASNGSLEPYASDLENADAFFPSLKDAFTYDDQFWCAPKDFSTLALVINTKMWKQAGLSEADIPTTWDELSAVAQKLTKGKQKGLVFSPEYQRVGVFFEQNGGGLVNDEGTEATVNSPENVEALTHVKKMLADGYAAYTTDVGAGWGGEAFGKGLAAMTIEGNWIAGAMENDYPDVDYQVVKLPAGPASEGTLQFTNCWGIASGSDNIKGSVALVEQLTSADQQMAFADAFGVMPSVVEVADEWKSANPEMAAFIESADFAGNLPTQEGAADVIGELNAQLATLKNTEPQQILDGVQKNMEAVVSP from the coding sequence ATGAAGCCCCCCACCTCCGCCGTCCACCGACCGAGAGTCCGCCGCCTGGCCGCCGCCGCGGTCGGAACCTCCGCCGCGATGCTGCTCGCCGCCTGCGGCGGCTCCGGCTTCCAGGACAGCTCCGGCGCCGAGCAGAAGAGCGACGGTCCGATCACGGTCCTCATCGGCTCCTCCGGTGACGCCGAGACCAAGGCCGTCACCGAAGCGGTGAAGAAGTGGTCCGACGAGTCCGGCACCAAGGCCGAGGTCCGCGCGGCCTCCGACCTCAACCAGGAGCTCGCGCAGGGCTTCGCCGGCGGGGAGCCGCCGGACGTCTTCTACCTGTCGACCGACCAGCTCGCCTCGTACGCCTCGAACGGCTCGCTGGAGCCCTACGCGAGTGACCTGGAGAACGCCGACGCGTTCTTCCCGTCGCTCAAGGACGCCTTCACCTACGACGACCAGTTCTGGTGCGCGCCGAAGGACTTCTCCACGCTGGCGCTGGTGATCAACACCAAGATGTGGAAGCAGGCGGGCCTCAGCGAGGCCGACATCCCCACCACCTGGGACGAGCTCTCCGCCGTGGCGCAGAAGCTCACCAAGGGCAAGCAGAAGGGGCTGGTCTTCAGCCCGGAGTACCAGCGCGTCGGCGTCTTCTTCGAGCAGAACGGCGGTGGCCTGGTCAACGACGAGGGCACCGAGGCGACGGTGAACAGCCCGGAGAACGTCGAGGCTCTCACCCACGTCAAGAAGATGCTCGCCGACGGCTACGCCGCCTACACCACCGACGTCGGCGCCGGCTGGGGTGGCGAGGCGTTCGGCAAGGGTCTCGCTGCGATGACGATCGAGGGCAACTGGATCGCCGGAGCCATGGAGAACGACTACCCCGACGTCGACTACCAGGTGGTGAAGCTGCCCGCCGGCCCCGCGAGTGAGGGCACCCTGCAGTTCACCAACTGCTGGGGGATCGCCTCGGGCAGCGACAACATCAAGGGCTCGGTCGCCCTCGTCGAGCAGCTCACGTCCGCGGACCAGCAGATGGCCTTCGCCGACGCCTTCGGTGTGATGCCGTCGGTCGTGGAGGTCGCCGACGAGTGGAAGAGCGCCAACCCGGAGATGGCGGCGTTCATCGAGAGCGCCGACTTCGCCGGCAACCTGCCCACGCAGGAGGGAGCCGCCGACGTGATCGGCGAGCTCAACGCCCAGCTGGCGACCCTGAAGAACACCGAGCCGCAGCAGATCCTGGACGGTGTCCAGAAGAACATGGAAGCCGTCGTCTCGCCGTAG
- a CDS encoding carbohydrate ABC transporter permease yields MTTRGSRPARAGLGNKARQEFAGWIFISPVVLLLGLFLLVPVLMAAWVSVSDWSGQGSPLSSDVSFVGAENYTRILFGGGLDTQDFGTSLRNNLYYVVLVVPLQTALALGLAVLVSKRLLKARGFFRTAFYFPSVTSSVAITALWLFLFNASGVVNKILSWVSIDGPNWFSDPRGVLHLLLGVVGIDTAPPALANGEFLGISWWEWLAGPSVAMSAFVLMAIFTTSGTFMLLFIAALQNIGPEMEEAATIDRANAWQRFRYITLPMLKPTMFTVITLGLIGTWQVFDQIYTGTQGGPAKTTLTPAYLSFNAAFNQNDWGEGAAIAFILFAIIVFFTLVQRWILRDRDKVTSTRDPRATAAAVEAER; encoded by the coding sequence ATGACAACGCGAGGTAGCCGCCCGGCTCGTGCCGGGCTGGGGAACAAGGCCCGCCAGGAGTTCGCCGGCTGGATCTTCATCTCCCCGGTGGTCCTGCTGCTCGGACTCTTCCTGCTGGTCCCCGTGCTGATGGCGGCATGGGTGAGCGTGTCGGACTGGTCCGGCCAGGGAAGCCCGCTGTCGTCGGACGTGTCGTTCGTCGGCGCCGAGAACTACACGCGCATCCTCTTCGGCGGCGGCCTGGACACCCAGGACTTCGGTACGTCGCTCCGCAACAACCTCTACTACGTGGTGCTCGTCGTGCCGCTGCAGACCGCGCTGGCCCTCGGGCTCGCCGTGCTGGTCAGCAAGCGGCTCCTCAAGGCCCGCGGCTTCTTCCGCACCGCGTTCTACTTCCCGTCGGTGACCAGCTCGGTCGCGATCACCGCGCTGTGGCTGTTCCTCTTCAACGCCTCCGGCGTGGTCAACAAGATCCTGTCCTGGGTGAGCATCGACGGACCCAACTGGTTCTCCGACCCCCGCGGCGTGCTCCACCTGCTCCTCGGCGTCGTCGGCATCGACACCGCGCCCCCGGCGCTGGCGAACGGAGAGTTCCTCGGCATCTCATGGTGGGAGTGGCTGGCCGGGCCTTCGGTCGCGATGAGCGCCTTCGTGCTCATGGCCATCTTCACGACGTCGGGCACGTTCATGCTGCTCTTCATCGCGGCCCTGCAGAACATCGGCCCCGAGATGGAGGAGGCCGCGACCATCGACCGGGCGAATGCCTGGCAGCGGTTCCGCTACATCACCCTGCCGATGCTCAAGCCGACGATGTTCACGGTGATCACGCTCGGTCTGATCGGCACCTGGCAGGTCTTCGACCAGATCTACACCGGCACCCAGGGCGGTCCGGCGAAGACGACGCTGACGCCGGCCTACCTGTCCTTCAACGCCGCGTTCAACCAGAACGACTGGGGCGAGGGTGCGGCCATCGCCTTCATCCTCTTCGCGATCATCGTCTTCTTCACGCTGGTGCAGCGGTGGATCCTGCGGGACCGGGACAAGGTGACCAGCACGCGTGACCCGAGAGCAACGGCAGCAGCGGTGGAGGCGGAGCGATGA
- a CDS encoding carbohydrate ABC transporter permease, whose translation MSTTTEATPQETVVGGQAPTQRRRRRPLGSSGWSTYLVLALLALIYIMPFLIQVATSFKTEPEAAVNPIGLIPHNWTTAAYERLFKHSDYALWTMNSAIVTVFVTLGRVFFDSLAGYALARIQFRGRSMVFVLLIAVMAVPGVVLLIPKFLVISQLGIYDSYVGMIVPLLADAAGVFIMKNFFESIPPSIEEQARIDGAGTFRTFWSIVLPMAAPAVMTITILSFQGSWNELNHFIVSTQSPRLTVLTKGVAQLVSGQLSQGTQYPLKLGAAALMTIPVAVVFFVFQRRIMNASAGAVKE comes from the coding sequence ATGAGCACCACGACAGAGGCGACCCCCCAGGAGACCGTGGTCGGGGGCCAGGCTCCGACGCAGCGGCGGCGGCGGCGACCGCTCGGATCATCCGGCTGGTCGACGTACCTCGTGCTGGCCCTGCTGGCGCTGATCTACATCATGCCGTTCCTGATCCAGGTCGCGACCTCGTTCAAGACCGAGCCGGAGGCAGCGGTCAACCCGATCGGGCTGATCCCCCACAACTGGACCACGGCTGCCTACGAACGGCTGTTCAAGCACTCCGACTACGCGCTGTGGACGATGAACTCGGCCATCGTGACCGTGTTCGTGACGCTCGGCCGGGTGTTCTTCGACTCGCTCGCCGGCTACGCGCTGGCGCGGATCCAGTTCCGGGGACGCAGCATGGTCTTCGTGCTGCTCATCGCGGTGATGGCGGTGCCGGGCGTCGTCCTGCTGATCCCGAAGTTCCTGGTGATCAGCCAGCTCGGCATCTACGACTCGTACGTCGGGATGATCGTGCCCCTGCTGGCGGACGCGGCCGGGGTCTTCATCATGAAGAACTTCTTCGAGAGCATCCCGCCCAGCATCGAGGAGCAGGCGCGCATCGACGGTGCGGGCACCTTCCGCACTTTCTGGTCGATCGTGCTGCCGATGGCCGCGCCGGCCGTCATGACGATCACGATCCTGTCCTTCCAGGGGTCGTGGAACGAGCTGAACCACTTCATCGTCTCGACCCAGAGCCCGAGGTTGACCGTGCTCACCAAGGGGGTCGCGCAGCTGGTGTCGGGTCAGCTCAGCCAGGGCACGCAGTACCCGCTCAAGCTCGGGGCCGCCGCGCTGATGACGATCCCCGTGGCGGTGGTGTTCTTCGTCTTCCAGCGCCGGATCATGAACGCCAGCGCGGGTGCGGTGAAGGAGTAG
- a CDS encoding nuclease-related domain-containing DEAD/DEAH box helicase, which yields MSVAPLRLVPEDPRFTTGSERQVWTRLRNSLPSGAVLLANFRITDEAKDHECDLVVLMPEVGVVVIEVKGGSVWCDEEGWHQTLTSGHVRRIDPVSQARDSKYALRTYVEADPRWKHSSRSRVVWAHALVAPFSDFADDFETPDCPRWTVHGRGDLEDLAGRLWDTARMQVTNNRAPTYDDVQLIAEILAGRSFGARDVNAEAEDRAVQADRLTEEQALILGVTRLLHRVEVRGGAGSGKTVLALAQARELSRGRGERKPQRVALLCYSIGLAEYFKRVVDNWPRKHRPAFVGTFAELGRSWGAPDGDRTDSDFWEVELPATMAELADHLEAKDRFDSIVVDEAQDFAVSWWSPLLGALYDDEEGGLYIYSDENQRIFARFGRPPVPLVPLVLDHNLRNTKQIHAAFGPLAPSRMYARGSDGPAVRFVAASADAALGVADDEVERLLDDGWRPENVMLLTTGHRHPVQIERTGPDDDQKAYWRTYWANDDVFYGHVLGCKGLERRAVVLCVNKSTPMERGRERLYVGMSRATDVLVVVGDPDMIREMGGDAVAKQLGI from the coding sequence ATGAGCGTCGCTCCTCTCCGCCTCGTGCCCGAGGACCCGCGCTTCACCACCGGGTCCGAACGCCAGGTGTGGACCCGGCTGCGCAACTCGCTGCCCTCAGGCGCCGTCCTGCTCGCCAACTTCCGGATCACCGACGAGGCGAAGGACCACGAGTGCGACCTCGTGGTCCTCATGCCCGAGGTCGGCGTCGTGGTGATCGAGGTCAAGGGCGGCAGCGTGTGGTGCGACGAGGAGGGGTGGCACCAGACGCTGACCTCCGGCCACGTACGACGCATCGACCCGGTCAGCCAGGCGCGGGACAGCAAGTACGCCCTCCGCACGTACGTCGAGGCCGACCCGCGCTGGAAGCACAGCAGCCGCAGCCGGGTCGTGTGGGCCCACGCCCTGGTGGCTCCGTTCTCGGACTTCGCCGACGACTTCGAGACCCCCGACTGCCCCCGCTGGACGGTGCACGGGCGTGGCGACCTCGAGGACCTCGCCGGCCGGCTGTGGGACACGGCCCGGATGCAGGTCACCAACAACCGCGCGCCGACGTACGACGACGTACAGCTGATCGCGGAGATCCTTGCCGGCCGCAGCTTCGGGGCCCGCGACGTGAACGCCGAGGCGGAGGACCGTGCGGTCCAGGCGGACCGGCTGACCGAGGAGCAGGCCCTGATCCTCGGCGTCACCCGGCTGCTGCACCGGGTGGAGGTCCGCGGCGGGGCCGGCTCCGGCAAGACCGTCCTCGCGCTCGCCCAGGCCCGCGAGCTCAGCCGGGGGCGAGGGGAGCGCAAGCCGCAGCGGGTCGCGCTGCTCTGCTACTCGATCGGTCTCGCGGAGTACTTCAAGCGCGTCGTGGACAACTGGCCACGCAAGCACCGGCCGGCGTTCGTCGGCACCTTCGCCGAGCTCGGTCGGTCCTGGGGCGCCCCTGACGGGGACCGCACCGACAGCGACTTCTGGGAGGTCGAGCTGCCCGCGACGATGGCCGAGCTCGCCGATCACCTCGAGGCGAAGGACCGCTTCGACTCCATCGTGGTCGACGAGGCCCAGGACTTCGCGGTCTCCTGGTGGTCGCCCCTGCTCGGAGCGCTCTACGACGACGAGGAGGGCGGGCTCTACATCTACTCCGACGAGAACCAGCGCATCTTCGCCCGCTTCGGTCGCCCCCCGGTGCCCTTGGTTCCCCTCGTCCTCGACCACAACCTGCGCAACACCAAGCAGATCCACGCCGCGTTCGGGCCGCTGGCGCCGAGCCGGATGTACGCCCGCGGCTCCGACGGCCCCGCCGTCCGCTTCGTGGCCGCCTCTGCCGACGCGGCCCTCGGGGTCGCCGACGACGAGGTCGAGCGGCTCCTCGACGACGGCTGGCGACCAGAGAACGTCATGCTGCTCACCACCGGTCACCGGCACCCGGTGCAGATCGAGAGGACCGGACCCGACGACGACCAGAAGGCGTACTGGCGCACCTACTGGGCGAACGACGACGTCTTCTACGGCCACGTGCTCGGCTGCAAGGGCCTGGAGCGGCGCGCCGTCGTCCTGTGCGTCAACAAGTCCACGCCGATGGAGCGCGGACGGGAGCGGCTGTACGTCGGGATGTCCCGCGCCACGGACGTGCTCGTCGTCGTCGGCGACCCGGACATGATCCGGGAGATGGGCGGCGACGCGGTCGCCAAGCAGCTCGGGATCTGA
- a CDS encoding DUF4262 domain-containing protein yields the protein MPSKATRARMLADVRRRIDEHGWTVQAVGAQCSVPGCCSSYLSPASDDADFGYTIGLSRYRGHPELIVTGIPQLETTHPLNLMGERVRDGERFAGGDLVDDLCPCTSLVALIEVDPRKSVEYLLVANQVYRNPGGPPVRALQMVWPDQRGRFPWDWGYSLPASAQPLLGPVPEV from the coding sequence ATGCCCAGCAAAGCAACGAGAGCACGGATGCTCGCCGACGTGCGTCGAAGGATCGACGAGCACGGGTGGACGGTCCAGGCGGTCGGGGCCCAGTGCTCTGTCCCGGGCTGCTGCTCGTCCTACCTCAGCCCCGCGAGCGACGATGCGGACTTCGGCTACACCATCGGCCTCTCGCGCTACCGCGGCCATCCGGAGTTGATCGTCACCGGCATTCCACAACTGGAGACCACCCATCCGCTCAACCTGATGGGGGAGCGGGTGCGCGACGGCGAGCGCTTCGCCGGCGGTGACCTCGTCGATGACCTCTGCCCGTGCACGTCGCTCGTCGCCCTCATCGAGGTGGATCCACGTAAGAGCGTGGAGTACCTGCTGGTCGCGAACCAGGTGTACCGCAACCCCGGCGGACCTCCGGTGCGGGCCCTCCAGATGGTGTGGCCCGACCAGCGAGGCCGGTTCCCCTGGGACTGGGGCTACTCCCTGCCGGCATCGGCCCAGCCGTTGCTCGGCCCGGTCCCGGAGGTGTGA
- a CDS encoding HNH endonuclease signature motif containing protein, with amino-acid sequence MTSLTIAPPPSGPLSAGPPPGGPPVGGHVVVRFVSSLSGALDRLSGAPLWSMTPEEERTALVELRRQRARLEELELRLLLQADRDEVGAESGAVSTPAWLAHATKTTAAARHRDLHLARKLDERFPVVRAAFAAGWIDAEKAGIVADAVDGLTDEFDELPPGTAARAEAHLVEQAKVFDAPRLRQLGKRLFEVVCPEAADAAEGRKLAAEEARARAAARFSVRDNGDGTSEGRFKLPTLHAELLRKALEALTSPRRLGEGRLDPATGRKLPHATLLGQGLIELLENHLCDLPSVNGSPFTLVVTIGYDALVAGIGVGTLDTGHRISAGEARRLACKAGLIPMVLGGDSVVLDLGREQRLFDRYQKIVINHRYQGCAAENCDRPPAWMEFHHEDPWHQGGGTDATKGISFCAPHHHMADHPQTYDQTRLPDGKVRFTRRT; translated from the coding sequence ATGACCTCGTTGACCATCGCGCCGCCGCCTTCCGGGCCGCTGTCTGCTGGGCCGCCGCCGGGCGGGCCGCCGGTGGGTGGGCATGTGGTGGTGCGGTTCGTGTCGTCGTTGTCGGGGGCGTTGGATCGGTTGTCGGGTGCGCCGTTGTGGTCGATGACGCCGGAGGAGGAGCGGACTGCTCTGGTGGAGCTGCGGCGGCAGCGGGCGCGGTTGGAGGAGCTGGAGCTGCGGCTGCTGCTGCAGGCCGACCGTGATGAGGTGGGGGCGGAGTCGGGGGCGGTGAGCACGCCGGCGTGGCTGGCGCACGCGACGAAGACCACGGCGGCCGCCCGGCACCGGGACCTGCACCTGGCCAGGAAGCTCGATGAGCGGTTCCCGGTGGTGCGGGCGGCGTTCGCGGCGGGGTGGATCGATGCGGAGAAGGCCGGCATCGTCGCCGATGCGGTGGATGGGTTGACCGATGAGTTCGACGAGCTGCCGCCGGGCACGGCGGCGCGGGCCGAGGCGCATCTGGTGGAGCAGGCGAAGGTCTTCGACGCGCCGCGGTTGCGGCAGCTGGGCAAGCGGTTGTTCGAGGTGGTCTGCCCCGAGGCGGCCGATGCCGCGGAGGGTCGGAAGCTGGCGGCGGAGGAGGCCCGGGCGAGGGCGGCGGCGCGGTTCTCGGTGCGGGACAACGGCGACGGCACCAGCGAGGGCCGGTTCAAGCTGCCCACCCTGCACGCGGAGCTGTTGCGGAAGGCGTTGGAGGCGCTGACCAGCCCCCGGCGGCTCGGGGAGGGCCGGCTGGACCCGGCGACCGGCCGGAAGCTTCCGCACGCCACGCTGCTGGGGCAGGGGCTGATCGAGCTGCTGGAGAACCACCTGTGTGATCTGCCGAGCGTGAACGGGTCGCCGTTCACGTTGGTGGTGACGATCGGCTATGACGCGTTGGTTGCCGGGATCGGGGTGGGGACCCTGGACACCGGGCACCGGATCTCGGCCGGGGAGGCGCGGCGGTTGGCGTGCAAGGCCGGGTTGATCCCGATGGTGCTGGGTGGGGACTCGGTGGTGTTGGACCTGGGTCGGGAGCAGCGGCTCTTCGACCGGTACCAGAAGATCGTCATCAACCACCGCTACCAGGGCTGCGCGGCGGAGAACTGTGACCGGCCACCGGCCTGGATGGAGTTCCACCACGAAGACCCCTGGCACCAGGGCGGCGGCACCGACGCCACGAAAGGCATCTCGTTCTGCGCCCCGCACCACCACATGGCCGACCACCCCCAAACCTACGACCAGACCCGACTCCCCGACGGCAAGGTCCGCTTCACCAGGAGGACGTGA
- a CDS encoding SRPBCC family protein: MSRLFETSRRIEAPTAPVWEVLFDVARWPDWTPTIDSVQRLDDGPFGVGSRAKVRQPKLPQAEWEVTEVVAGRSFTWEARGPGMKTIARHEVVPDSGDEGDGGDGGGSGSRVTLSIEQTGPMGAVAALVWRRLTQRYIELEAESLDARVTGTSST; this comes from the coding sequence ATGAGCAGACTCTTCGAGACCAGCAGGCGGATCGAGGCGCCGACGGCACCGGTGTGGGAGGTGCTGTTCGACGTCGCCCGGTGGCCGGATTGGACGCCGACGATCGACAGCGTGCAGCGACTCGACGACGGTCCCTTCGGCGTCGGCTCGCGGGCGAAGGTGCGCCAGCCGAAGCTCCCGCAGGCCGAGTGGGAGGTGACCGAGGTGGTCGCCGGCAGGAGCTTCACGTGGGAGGCCCGCGGACCGGGGATGAAGACGATCGCCCGGCACGAGGTGGTCCCCGACAGCGGTGACGAGGGCGACGGCGGGGACGGCGGGGGTTCCGGTTCCCGGGTGACGCTGAGCATCGAGCAGACCGGCCCGATGGGTGCCGTGGCGGCGCTGGTGTGGCGCCGGCTCACCCAGCGCTACATCGAGCTCGAGGCGGAGAGCCTGGACGCGCGGGTCACCGGCACGTCGTCCACGTGA
- a CDS encoding TetR/AcrR family transcriptional regulator → MSAGAGVPTATSSRDRLLDAAIEHFGRHGVGDTSLRGIAAAVGTSHRMLVYHFGSREGLLTEVTRAVEARQREVMTATYDADLPPLEAAAKYWAETVEATLRYGPLFFELAAHAMQGKEHAAILREELIASWLPQVTELCRALGIPEDQVETHARLALGAARGLLLDLLVSGERAEVAQAADLLNRLLLMSARAGGAG, encoded by the coding sequence GTGAGCGCGGGCGCCGGCGTACCCACCGCCACGTCCTCGCGCGACCGCCTTCTCGACGCCGCGATCGAGCACTTCGGTCGCCACGGCGTGGGGGACACCAGCCTGCGCGGGATCGCCGCCGCGGTCGGCACCAGCCACCGGATGCTGGTCTACCACTTCGGCTCGCGCGAGGGCCTGCTGACGGAGGTGACGCGCGCCGTCGAGGCGCGGCAGCGCGAGGTGATGACGGCGACCTACGACGCGGACCTGCCGCCGCTCGAGGCGGCCGCGAAGTACTGGGCCGAGACCGTCGAGGCGACACTGCGCTACGGACCGCTCTTCTTCGAGCTCGCCGCACACGCCATGCAGGGCAAGGAGCACGCCGCGATCCTGCGCGAGGAGCTGATCGCCTCGTGGCTGCCGCAGGTCACCGAGCTGTGCCGTGCGCTGGGCATCCCGGAGGACCAGGTGGAGACGCACGCGCGGCTGGCCCTCGGGGCGGCGCGCGGGCTGCTGCTCGACCTCCTCGTGAGCGGCGAACGTGCCGAGGTGGCCCAGGCGGCCGACCTGCTCAACCGACTGCTGCTGATGTCCGCGCGGGCCGGCGGGGCGGGCTGA
- a CDS encoding DUF2237 family protein codes for MSERNVLGGDLESCGTDPVTGFYRDGVCTCGPEDVGLHAICAVMTVEFLEHQRSVGNDLSTPRPEYGFTGLQPGDRWCVVAARWAQAHEAGVAAPVVLAATNERALEIVPLEVLRAHAVDVPADPSSLE; via the coding sequence GTGAGCGAACGCAACGTACTCGGCGGCGACCTCGAGTCCTGCGGCACCGACCCGGTGACCGGCTTCTACCGGGACGGCGTCTGCACCTGCGGCCCCGAGGACGTCGGCCTGCACGCGATCTGCGCGGTGATGACCGTGGAGTTCCTCGAGCACCAGCGCTCGGTCGGCAACGACCTGTCCACGCCGCGGCCGGAGTACGGGTTCACGGGGCTGCAGCCCGGTGACCGCTGGTGCGTGGTCGCGGCCCGGTGGGCGCAGGCCCACGAGGCCGGTGTCGCCGCGCCGGTGGTGCTGGCCGCCACGAACGAGCGGGCGCTGGAGATCGTGCCGCTGGAGGTGCTGCGCGCCCACGCCGTCGACGTACCGGCGGACCCCAGCTCGCTGGAGTAG
- a CDS encoding MMPL family transporter produces the protein MHRQIAGKLTGRVTKWFVLAFWVVVLAVASGYASKLTDVQNNEASSWLPASAESTQALEKLAPFQDQNDIPTVVVYVRSGGLSPADLSQIRGQVADLQSMDGVVGKVVGPITSPDGEVAQSIVTYNFGKNGWNSLPDTADQIRKITAIDGVTVHITGAGGQAADSAEAFAGIDGTLLLASLSVVIVILLLTYRSPVLWVLPIVSAVFALFTSEAVIYFLAKYADLTVNGQSQGILTVLVIGAGTDYALLLVARYREELRRHEDRHEAMAFALHRAAPAIFASAGTVVAGMLCLMLAEMNSTAGLGPVNAIGVTITLLVMVTLLPALLVIFGRWLFWPKRPTFGSPEPTAAGVWARVGRRIAVRPRAVWVGTAAALAVAGLGLLLLDANGLSTEDQYTKKFDSVTGQQVLLEHGLVDSSNPIMVVSNAGSQQQVADAMRSVPGIGRPDTSVPPVGGVALVKATVPGDVASQQAFDQVAAVRDAVHRVDGADALVGGSSAIFLDIEHASSRDNLVIIPVVLVVVMLILMVLLRALVSPVLLIGTVILSFGAALGLSTVLFRTVFTRVFPQGQGFDHADASFPLFVFVFLVALGIDYNIFLMTRVREETHTRGTREGSLVALSATGGVITSAGLVLASTFAVLATLPLVFLAELGTAVALGVMLDTMVVRSVLVTALNLDLGSRIWWPSALDRAGPSHRLGTPAPEQAPADTPAGRR, from the coding sequence ATGCACCGACAGATCGCCGGCAAGCTGACCGGCCGCGTCACGAAGTGGTTCGTCCTCGCCTTCTGGGTGGTGGTGCTCGCGGTGGCCTCCGGCTACGCGAGCAAGCTGACCGACGTACAGAACAACGAGGCGTCGTCCTGGCTGCCGGCCAGCGCGGAGTCGACGCAGGCCCTGGAGAAGCTGGCGCCGTTCCAGGACCAGAACGACATCCCCACGGTGGTGGTCTACGTCCGCAGCGGCGGCCTCTCCCCCGCCGACCTCTCCCAGATCCGCGGCCAGGTCGCGGACCTCCAGAGCATGGACGGTGTCGTCGGCAAGGTGGTCGGACCGATCACGTCCCCGGACGGTGAGGTCGCCCAGAGCATCGTCACCTACAACTTCGGCAAGAACGGTTGGAACTCGCTGCCCGACACCGCGGACCAGATCCGCAAGATCACCGCGATCGACGGCGTCACCGTGCACATCACCGGCGCCGGCGGCCAGGCGGCCGACTCCGCCGAGGCGTTCGCCGGGATCGACGGCACCCTGCTGCTGGCCAGCCTCAGCGTGGTGATCGTGATCCTGCTGCTCACCTACCGGAGCCCGGTGCTCTGGGTGCTGCCGATCGTCTCGGCGGTGTTCGCGCTGTTCACCAGCGAGGCGGTGATCTACTTCCTCGCCAAGTACGCCGACCTCACCGTCAACGGGCAGAGCCAGGGCATCCTCACCGTGCTGGTGATCGGCGCCGGCACCGACTACGCGCTGCTGCTGGTGGCGCGCTACCGGGAGGAGCTGCGCCGCCACGAGGACCGCCACGAGGCGATGGCCTTCGCGCTGCACCGCGCGGCCCCGGCGATCTTCGCCAGCGCCGGCACGGTGGTGGCCGGGATGCTCTGCCTGATGCTGGCGGAGATGAACTCCACCGCCGGGCTCGGCCCGGTCAACGCGATCGGGGTGACCATCACGCTGCTGGTGATGGTCACGCTGCTGCCCGCGCTGCTGGTCATCTTCGGCCGCTGGCTGTTCTGGCCCAAGCGACCCACCTTCGGCTCCCCGGAGCCGACCGCCGCCGGGGTGTGGGCCCGGGTCGGTAGGAGGATCGCGGTCCGCCCGCGCGCGGTGTGGGTCGGGACCGCCGCCGCGCTCGCCGTCGCCGGTCTGGGGCTGCTGCTGCTCGATGCCAACGGCCTGTCCACCGAGGATCAGTACACCAAGAAGTTCGACTCCGTCACCGGCCAGCAGGTCCTCCTGGAGCACGGCCTGGTCGACAGCTCCAACCCGATCATGGTGGTCTCCAACGCCGGCTCCCAGCAGCAGGTCGCGGACGCGATGAGGTCGGTGCCGGGCATCGGCAGGCCCGACACCTCGGTGCCACCGGTCGGCGGAGTCGCCTTGGTGAAGGCGACCGTGCCCGGCGACGTCGCCTCCCAGCAGGCCTTCGACCAGGTCGCAGCGGTCCGGGACGCGGTGCACCGGGTCGACGGCGCCGACGCCCTGGTCGGCGGCAGCTCGGCGATCTTCCTCGACATCGAGCACGCCTCCAGCCGAGACAACCTGGTGATCATCCCGGTGGTGCTGGTGGTGGTCATGCTGATCCTGATGGTCCTGCTGCGCGCGCTGGTCTCCCCGGTGCTGCTGATCGGCACCGTGATCCTGTCCTTCGGCGCCGCGCTCGGGCTGTCCACGGTGCTGTTCCGGACGGTGTTCACGCGCGTGTTCCCGCAGGGACAGGGCTTCGACCACGCGGACGCGTCGTTCCCGCTGTTCGTGTTCGTCTTCCTGGTCGCCCTGGGCATCGACTACAACATCTTCCTGATGACCCGGGTGCGCGAGGAGACGCACACCCGCGGCACCCGCGAGGGGTCCCTGGTGGCGCTGTCCGCGACCGGCGGGGTGATCACCTCCGCCGGCCTGGTGCTCGCCTCCACGTTCGCGGTGCTCGCCACCCTGCCGCTGGTCTTCCTCGCCGAGCTGGGTACGGCGGTCGCGCTCGGCGTCATGCTCGACACGATGGTCGTCCGGTCAGTGCTCGTCACCGCGCTCAACCTCGACCTCGGCAGCAGGATCTGGTGGCCCAGCGCGCTCGACCGCGCCGGCCCGAGTCACCGGCTCGGGACGCCGGCGCCGGAGCAGGCACCGGCCGACACCCCCGCCGGCCGCCGCTGA